In Pseudomonas sp. MTM4, one genomic interval encodes:
- a CDS encoding glutathione S-transferase: MLKLWGRINSTNVRKALWCLEELGVPYTRVDAGGAFGVVGEAEYIAKNPNRLVPCLEDGELVLWESNTIVRYLAAQYGEGTLWSTDPRQRAGADKWMDWATSSLATSFRPLFWNIVRTAPEKRDMTAVQAALEECGKLLAIADRALAEQPYLSGDSFGMGDIPLGCFAYAWFEMPIERPDLPHLRHWYERLQQRPAYQTAVITPLT, from the coding sequence ATGTTGAAGCTATGGGGCCGAATCAATTCGACCAACGTGAGGAAGGCGCTCTGGTGCCTCGAAGAGCTTGGCGTCCCTTACACCCGCGTCGATGCGGGAGGCGCATTTGGCGTGGTGGGAGAAGCCGAGTACATCGCAAAGAATCCGAATCGCCTGGTGCCATGCCTCGAAGACGGCGAGCTGGTGCTATGGGAATCGAACACCATCGTTCGCTACCTCGCCGCACAGTATGGCGAGGGCACGCTCTGGAGCACCGATCCGCGCCAGCGCGCCGGCGCTGACAAATGGATGGATTGGGCGACCTCATCCCTGGCCACATCCTTCCGCCCGTTGTTCTGGAACATCGTGCGCACCGCCCCGGAAAAGCGGGACATGACCGCCGTGCAAGCAGCGCTGGAGGAGTGCGGCAAGCTGCTCGCCATCGCCGACCGAGCCTTGGCAGAGCAGCCGTACCTGTCGGGTGATTCATTCGGCATGGGCGATATCCCCCTAGGTTGCTTCGCCTACGCCTGGTTCGAGATGCCCATCGAACGACCAGACCTGCCGCATCTGCGGCACTGGTATGAGCGGCTGCAACAGCGCCCTGCGTATCAAACCGCGGTGATCACGCCCTTGACCTGA
- a CDS encoding DEAD/DEAH box helicase: MLSAVKRYKRLVSGALARCFPRTSAYLQSEEELILHRWPGSAPKQAGKRVAKHTGKPPAAVGRKVKQADAAAKPRAKPRKPASEGIYGPAKLSVEDQQIQAMRLRGGRAVDAGVICAPSEEQWGMILSDSPVTRIFAGAGSGKSTTLVLRVVFMLCHLEIPPERLTVISFTNASCTQLREQLVRVLGFWNFAFDPASARQCVRTFHSAMAVLTKDVLGKPVWFEQLDDKGASPTELDNPLAASRLRPAQQRLLKQAYQSCYAEEEGFRTLVHQLLDLPSPVADQRKTPKAPLDAFKLAGEFVAVPLFEAFYAQAGFIESIGIRIEQMQAGRMTCSERERWFIDALVLFWKHFQAALQAQGLMTFNGAFQQLTQRLAAGGKGASVDALAPFSHLLIDEFQDISPQIVQWLQATHRSLAGLGEPISLMAIGDDWQSIYGWRGSSPELFMDFDKYFPSKGASKKSLVLMLETNYRSIEPIIRDGEAVLAGVEFKQNKTSKAGKATQPGDHGVKLVTGFDLKARLPDLIRQIEAQCAHVEARPDADRNAVLVLSRRNEPLRAIQAKLDKKLPVKTYTIHRAKGLQAEVAIIVDDCSPPEKHPLRNALYAYSGFFRNSYDQAMADESLRLAYVAITRGVSRVLWFTQKAQGATRLLKARRKAL, from the coding sequence ATGTTGTCTGCCGTCAAACGCTACAAGCGCCTGGTTTCGGGAGCATTGGCGCGTTGCTTTCCACGCACCTCGGCCTATTTGCAATCGGAAGAAGAGTTGATCCTGCACCGTTGGCCCGGCTCCGCTCCCAAACAGGCCGGCAAGCGAGTCGCCAAACACACCGGCAAGCCGCCCGCCGCAGTCGGTCGCAAGGTCAAGCAAGCAGATGCAGCCGCCAAACCCAGAGCGAAACCCCGCAAGCCCGCCAGCGAAGGTATCTACGGGCCGGCGAAACTGTCGGTCGAAGATCAGCAGATCCAGGCGATGCGCCTGCGGGGTGGCCGTGCTGTCGACGCCGGGGTGATCTGCGCGCCGTCCGAGGAACAATGGGGGATGATCCTCAGCGACAGCCCGGTAACGCGGATCTTCGCCGGTGCCGGCTCGGGCAAATCCACCACGCTGGTGCTGCGCGTGGTGTTCATGCTCTGTCACCTGGAGATCCCACCGGAGCGGCTGACGGTGATTTCCTTCACCAATGCCTCCTGCACGCAGCTGCGCGAGCAGTTGGTGCGAGTGCTTGGCTTCTGGAACTTCGCGTTCGACCCCGCTAGCGCGCGCCAATGCGTACGGACCTTTCATTCGGCGATGGCGGTGCTGACCAAGGACGTGCTGGGCAAACCGGTCTGGTTCGAACAGCTGGACGACAAGGGCGCCTCGCCCACCGAACTGGACAATCCGCTGGCCGCCTCGCGTTTGCGACCGGCGCAGCAGCGGCTGCTGAAGCAGGCCTACCAGAGCTGTTATGCCGAAGAGGAAGGCTTCCGAACATTGGTGCACCAGTTACTCGACCTGCCATCGCCGGTTGCCGATCAGCGCAAAACGCCAAAAGCGCCGCTGGATGCGTTCAAGCTGGCGGGTGAATTCGTCGCTGTCCCGTTGTTCGAAGCGTTCTATGCGCAGGCGGGTTTCATCGAGAGCATCGGCATCCGCATCGAACAGATGCAGGCCGGCCGGATGACCTGCTCGGAACGTGAACGCTGGTTCATCGATGCCCTGGTCCTGTTCTGGAAGCATTTTCAGGCAGCACTGCAGGCGCAGGGGCTGATGACCTTCAACGGCGCGTTTCAGCAGCTTACGCAGCGTCTGGCGGCGGGAGGGAAAGGTGCTTCGGTCGATGCCTTGGCACCGTTCAGCCATTTGCTGATCGACGAGTTTCAGGACATCTCACCGCAGATCGTCCAGTGGTTGCAGGCGACGCATCGGTCGTTGGCCGGTCTGGGCGAGCCGATCAGTCTCATGGCTATCGGCGACGACTGGCAGTCGATTTACGGCTGGCGCGGTAGCTCGCCAGAGCTGTTCATGGATTTCGACAAGTATTTTCCTAGCAAAGGCGCGTCGAAGAAGAGCCTGGTGCTGATGCTGGAAACCAACTATCGCTCCATCGAACCGATTATCCGCGATGGTGAGGCGGTGCTGGCCGGCGTCGAGTTCAAACAGAACAAAACCAGCAAAGCCGGCAAGGCCACTCAGCCAGGCGATCACGGGGTGAAGCTGGTGACAGGCTTCGACCTGAAAGCCCGCCTGCCGGACCTGATCAGGCAGATCGAGGCGCAGTGCGCGCATGTCGAAGCCCGGCCAGACGCCGATCGCAACGCCGTGCTGGTGCTGAGCCGACGCAACGAGCCGTTGCGCGCCATTCAGGCCAAGCTGGACAAGAAGTTGCCGGTCAAGACCTACACCATTCACCGCGCCAAGGGATTGCAGGCGGAGGTCGCGATCATCGTCGATGACTGCTCACCGCCGGAAAAGCACCCGCTGCGCAACGCACTGTATGCCTATTCAGGTTTTTTCCGAAACAGCTATGACCAGGCCATGGCCGACGAGAGTCTGCGCCTGGCCTATGTGGCGATCACCCGGGGCGTCAGCCGGGTGCTGTGGTTCACCCAGAAGGCGCAAGGCGCAACGCGTTTGCTCAAGGCGCGAAGAAAAGCCCTCTGA
- the uvsE gene encoding UV DNA damage repair endonuclease UvsE yields the protein MHRIGFACMYRHPGHSESLKELEAIERAFNPRSTTLRWLNSVSQDAAREKLNGIIEHNLAAQLRLLEYVGTLPNELHMLRLSSDLLPFYSHPEASDFYRQTEVRDVIEKGFAQIGDCARALGIRLSLHPGQYCVLGSDKPQVVENSLAEFEYHADMIRMMGFGRQFQDFKCNVHIAGRLGVDGIRTVWPRLSQEARNCITFENEEKTYGVDDCLQLSDLAPVVLDIHHCWINEERYIDPHDPRVARIIDSWRGVRPAMHYSQPPESLIERGFSPEQKLEMLTLLQHVSKRDLYSHSKRMWNHWTNLYAREFLDRFDMMFEAKDKNLAALDYYTDYLADSVDP from the coding sequence ATGCACAGAATCGGTTTCGCCTGCATGTATCGCCATCCCGGCCACAGTGAATCGCTGAAGGAATTGGAGGCCATCGAGCGTGCCTTCAACCCGCGTTCGACCACATTGCGCTGGCTCAACAGCGTGTCCCAGGACGCGGCTCGCGAAAAGCTGAACGGCATCATCGAACACAACCTGGCTGCGCAGCTGCGGCTACTCGAATACGTCGGGACGCTGCCGAACGAGCTGCACATGCTACGGCTGAGCAGCGATCTGCTGCCCTTCTACAGCCATCCGGAAGCATCCGATTTCTATCGCCAGACCGAGGTGCGGGATGTGATCGAGAAGGGCTTTGCGCAGATCGGTGACTGCGCTCGGGCGCTGGGCATCCGCCTCTCGTTACACCCAGGGCAGTACTGCGTGCTCGGCTCGGACAAGCCGCAGGTGGTGGAAAACAGCTTGGCGGAATTCGAATATCACGCCGACATGATTCGCATGATGGGCTTTGGCCGGCAGTTTCAGGACTTCAAGTGCAACGTGCATATCGCCGGGCGGCTGGGCGTCGATGGGATTCGCACAGTCTGGCCGCGCCTGTCGCAAGAAGCGCGAAACTGCATCACCTTCGAAAATGAAGAAAAGACCTACGGGGTCGACGACTGCCTGCAACTCTCAGACCTCGCGCCGGTGGTGCTGGACATCCATCATTGCTGGATCAATGAGGAACGCTACATCGACCCGCATGACCCACGCGTTGCCCGAATCATCGACAGTTGGCGCGGTGTGCGCCCAGCCATGCACTACTCGCAGCCACCCGAAAGCCTGATTGAACGTGGCTTTTCACCGGAACAGAAGCTGGAGATGCTGACCCTCCTCCAACACGTCAGCAAGCGCGATCTCTACAGCCACAGCAAGCGCATGTGGAATCACTGGACCAACCTGTACGCCCGCGAATTCCTGGACCGCTTCGACATGATGTTCGAGGCCAAGGACAAGAATCTTGCTGCTCTGGATTACTACACCGATTATCTGGCGGACAGCGTTGACCCCTGA
- a CDS encoding aminotransferase class V-fold PLP-dependent enzyme: protein MSDLFSRVDPDGLIEYSVVYTDRSLNHMSRSFQTVMNDISTTLKSVYNAHAVAVVPGSGTFGMEAVARQLAHGRKCLVIRNGWFSYRWTQIFDMGGIPASSTVLKARPQSQASQAAFIPPPIDEVIATIAAQKPDLVFAPHVETSSGMILPDDYLRAVADAVHAVGGLFVLDCIASGALWVDMQASGVDVLISAPQKGWSASPCCALVMLSQAAQSRVEATQSSSFACDLKKWLQIMQAYEKGGHAYHATLPSDSLMRFRDVMLETRDYGFDVLRADQLELGRRVRALLAEKGFRSVAADGFEAPGVVVCYTTDSEIRSGSKFAAQGLQIAAGVPLQCDEPTDFQTFRIGLFGLEKLRNLDRTVEILRRALDKILGADR from the coding sequence ATGTCAGACCTTTTTTCTCGTGTCGATCCCGATGGATTGATTGAATATTCGGTCGTGTACACCGACCGTTCGCTAAACCATATGTCCCGGTCGTTCCAGACTGTCATGAACGATATCTCCACCACACTCAAATCCGTCTACAACGCCCACGCGGTCGCTGTGGTGCCGGGCAGCGGTACGTTCGGTATGGAGGCGGTGGCGCGTCAGTTGGCGCATGGCCGCAAATGTCTGGTGATTCGAAATGGCTGGTTTAGTTACCGCTGGACGCAGATTTTCGACATGGGTGGAATTCCCGCATCGTCCACCGTGCTCAAGGCGCGGCCGCAGAGCCAGGCTTCCCAGGCTGCATTTATCCCGCCACCCATAGATGAGGTGATCGCAACCATCGCCGCGCAGAAGCCTGATCTGGTGTTTGCGCCTCATGTGGAAACTTCGTCAGGGATGATCCTGCCGGACGACTATCTACGTGCGGTGGCAGATGCCGTGCATGCGGTTGGCGGGTTGTTCGTTCTCGATTGCATCGCCTCCGGCGCGCTCTGGGTGGACATGCAGGCAAGCGGCGTCGATGTGCTGATCAGTGCGCCGCAGAAAGGTTGGAGCGCTTCGCCTTGCTGTGCGCTGGTGATGCTCAGCCAGGCTGCGCAGTCTCGTGTCGAAGCGACCCAGAGCAGCAGCTTCGCCTGCGACCTCAAGAAATGGCTGCAGATCATGCAGGCTTACGAGAAGGGCGGGCATGCCTATCACGCGACCTTGCCGAGTGATTCCTTGATGCGTTTTCGCGACGTCATGCTGGAAACACGGGACTACGGCTTCGACGTCCTTCGTGCCGACCAGCTGGAGCTGGGGCGGCGGGTGAGGGCGCTGCTGGCTGAAAAAGGATTCAGAAGCGTTGCGGCCGATGGCTTCGAGGCGCCGGGCGTGGTGGTCTGCTACACCACTGACAGCGAAATCAGGAGCGGCAGCAAGTTTGCGGCGCAAGGTTTGCAGATTGCCGCTGGCGTCCCCCTGCAATGCGACGAGCCAACCGACTTTCAAACCTTCCGCATCGGCCTGTTCGGATTGGAAAAGCTGAGAAACCTGGACCGCACCGTCGAGATTCTCCGGCGCGCGCTGGACAAGATTCTCGGAGCGGATCGTTGA
- a CDS encoding glycoside hydrolase family 5 protein — MSAIALAALLSFFPNSNVSAAAAGGTSTSGISYSALINKFTNSYWQNGSWRASAGVSVAATEQNLAAFRVGTSVRTADGQIRTVTSVKPASGALTVFLTGPVLDGSVIGYPNRLSVSNVASPKPDVTVPDSAPVAAPTHAALINKFTNSYWLNGSWRASAGVSVAATAQNSAAFVVGASVRTADGQVRTVTSIKPASGALTVFMDGPVLDGNIIGYPNKLSLVAPPASRPALSPDPITETTPSTTEPVQLVGVALSGAAFGPSVLPGKHGTNYIYPAESYYKKYAEQGLKLVRLPFLWERIQPQLDTELDAAQLALLTQSLDFAQKHGVKVVLDMHNYYRYYKQPIGSETVPIKSFANTWKRIALKVGNHPALSGYGLMNEPNTKGLWPEAALAAAKEIRTVDKTNWIYVAGDRFSSAWHWPQSNTQLIADPWMRDPQNNLIFEAHMYLDRDTSGMYVDKTETFAPDLGINRAKPFVDWLRTNNLRGFIGEMGVPNYAPDAIVAMDNLLGYLRDNCVPITYWAAGPWWGKYILALDVSGGAEQPQLPILRKHAATPNNCAAIGEPM; from the coding sequence ATGTCTGCAATCGCCCTGGCCGCATTGCTGAGCTTTTTCCCTAACAGCAATGTCAGCGCGGCAGCCGCTGGCGGCACCAGCACGTCAGGGATCTCCTACTCGGCGCTGATCAACAAGTTCACCAACAGTTATTGGCAGAACGGTTCCTGGCGCGCATCGGCTGGCGTTTCGGTCGCTGCCACAGAGCAGAACCTCGCCGCTTTTCGTGTCGGCACCTCGGTACGAACAGCTGATGGCCAGATACGCACCGTCACCTCGGTCAAACCCGCCAGCGGTGCGTTGACGGTCTTCCTGACGGGGCCAGTGCTGGACGGCAGCGTGATCGGTTATCCCAACCGGCTCAGCGTCAGCAACGTGGCAAGCCCGAAGCCGGACGTCACCGTACCGGATAGCGCGCCGGTCGCAGCGCCGACCCACGCTGCGCTGATCAACAAATTCACCAACAGCTATTGGCTGAACGGCTCCTGGCGAGCATCGGCCGGTGTTTCGGTCGCTGCTACCGCGCAGAACAGCGCGGCCTTTGTCGTCGGCGCATCGGTACGCACGGCGGACGGCCAGGTACGTACCGTCACCTCGATCAAGCCTGCAAGCGGCGCGCTGACCGTATTCATGGACGGTCCCGTGCTCGACGGCAACATCATTGGCTACCCGAACAAGCTCAGCCTGGTCGCACCTCCGGCGTCCCGGCCAGCCCTGTCTCCAGATCCGATTACAGAGACAACGCCCTCAACGACCGAGCCCGTGCAACTGGTGGGCGTTGCCCTTTCCGGTGCCGCTTTCGGACCTTCGGTTCTGCCCGGCAAGCACGGCACCAACTACATCTATCCGGCCGAGTCGTATTACAAGAAATACGCTGAGCAAGGGTTGAAGCTGGTTCGTTTGCCGTTCCTCTGGGAGCGTATACAGCCGCAACTGGATACCGAGCTGGACGCCGCGCAACTGGCTCTGCTCACCCAATCGCTCGATTTCGCGCAGAAGCACGGCGTCAAGGTCGTGCTCGACATGCACAACTATTACCGCTACTACAAGCAGCCGATCGGCTCCGAAACCGTGCCGATCAAATCGTTCGCTAATACTTGGAAGCGAATCGCACTGAAAGTCGGCAACCATCCCGCGTTGAGCGGTTATGGCCTGATGAACGAGCCGAACACCAAAGGGCTCTGGCCTGAAGCAGCGCTGGCCGCAGCCAAGGAAATCCGCACGGTGGACAAGACCAACTGGATCTATGTCGCCGGCGACCGATTCTCCAGCGCATGGCACTGGCCGCAATCCAACACTCAGCTCATCGCCGATCCCTGGATGCGCGATCCGCAGAACAACCTGATCTTCGAAGCACACATGTACCTCGATCGCGATACCTCGGGGATGTACGTCGACAAGACCGAAACCTTCGCACCGGATCTGGGCATCAATCGCGCCAAGCCATTCGTGGATTGGCTGCGAACCAACAACCTGCGCGGCTTCATCGGCGAGATGGGCGTCCCGAACTATGCGCCCGATGCCATCGTCGCGATGGATAACCTGCTGGGCTACCTGCGTGACAATTGCGTACCTATCACTTACTGGGCCGCCGGCCCATGGTGGGGA